A stretch of the Coprobacillus cateniformis genome encodes the following:
- a CDS encoding M64 family metallopeptidase, translating into MTKKITAIFLALYMAISVLPMTIQAASKPDIKVGDYVKMGVYNNASILWRCVSIDNNGPLMLADKIVDTLAYDAKTNDNSNSKSHSRSYKRDDYGSNYWKDSNMRSWLNSTAAEGKVDWLCGNPPKDGYVSGVGAYNEKAGFLNAFSKSEIAAMKTVTQRSLVSHPEYNKGIVDGDANSDLLYYTDISEAVANYDSSYFETTTEKVFLLDVKQANAVWKNLKGYYVAYNNDGMAWPYWLRTPVTDCNHDMRYISSSGQVGRYAPWYSDLGVRPAFYLDSEYFVTTSGSGSQSSPYIGSAPNKQEDDYTISEPAEDANPDWNVSTEQSIQLTLGPWYSNDGKYSNPTIPVYTIQKTRSDTENMVVVVCGEGYTKSQQGKFINDVKRLWQDAMKYEPYRSYADRFNVYALCTASESTFDNGGSTFFDVIVDKYNSPVISNNLHGSQWKNHIFERCIGPEFIEKIHDAHIKKKCDPNTIPSGSEYEPYYYVHDYIAQFAMVVNTKSDFGGAYNNREYGFHYFISPSDSYRASKTFAHEFGHGLLGLGDEYSNGYLLDDKELKSLNLSSVEDPEKIKWRQLLGFRNTYTCRNAYGSKMLVSSYECIMRDTNYQFCEVCRLQGFKRMSQLVKDVDLYVATPEVKEYTGAYSKPSDFTDLETSSYYNYTYNRNDRLLSGNSKSRFNTNMNGKKIELRTVIQNISDKNARQLKFKMWIKHSDGSVATDSSGNPLQTVQTFDIPVWNDKANFWPLGALDHIKSDFNSGLKSCSLIYQIPSDAQLKSGDTVAFQVLDENGNVLADDNTETQRYTTVSIQYKFEDGSEIPNTAGGTFTVPYGTKLDLTPAKTLYDYEFIKVDGLNKPIVSDGTVVTYYYKNKNEEHTHNLTLVAAKAATCTTAGNSAYYTCDGCDKWFADATGSVEITDKTSVKIPAPGHTAGTEWKSDDTNHWHECSRCHDKKDEAAHDYGSDNVCDTCGYYKTVPHTHNLTLVAAKAATCTTAGNSAYYTCDGCDKWFADATGSVEITDKTSVKIPAPGHTAGTEWKSDDTNHWHECTVAGCGVIIESTKSAHTAGEWIVDTPATATTAGTKHKECTVCHRVLETQPIPSTGTELKIIAGDNQIYNKASGSDVTITCNGDFAKFTGIKVDGSVVDSSNYTAVSGSTVLTLKASYLGTLTDGSHTITFVYTDGEANANLTVRTAGSGHIHDYGTEWKSNADNHWHECNCGDKKDEAAHSFKWVVDKEATATKKGSKHEECKICGYKRSAVEIPATGTSTAPTDTTKPNDTTKPGNTNGSEKSPQTGDNSNIFLWFALLFVSAAGVTGITAYNKKKKEHAE; encoded by the coding sequence ATGACGAAAAAAATAACCGCAATATTCTTGGCATTGTACATGGCAATTTCCGTTTTGCCGATGACCATTCAGGCGGCATCAAAGCCCGATATTAAAGTTGGCGACTATGTTAAAATGGGCGTGTATAACAATGCCTCAATTCTTTGGCGATGTGTAAGCATTGACAATAACGGACCGCTTATGCTTGCAGACAAAATTGTTGACACCCTTGCATATGATGCCAAAACAAATGACAACAGCAATTCAAAATCACACAGCAGAAGCTATAAGCGTGATGATTACGGTTCTAACTATTGGAAAGACAGCAATATGCGTTCTTGGTTAAATTCGACCGCAGCTGAAGGCAAAGTCGATTGGCTTTGCGGCAACCCTCCGAAAGACGGATATGTAAGCGGTGTGGGAGCGTACAACGAAAAAGCGGGTTTTCTCAACGCTTTTTCAAAATCTGAAATTGCGGCAATGAAAACCGTTACCCAGCGTTCTCTCGTTTCTCATCCCGAATACAACAAGGGCATAGTTGATGGAGACGCAAATTCGGATTTGTTATACTACACCGATATTTCGGAAGCGGTGGCAAACTACGACAGTTCATATTTTGAAACTACAACCGAAAAGGTTTTTCTTCTTGATGTAAAGCAGGCTAATGCCGTGTGGAAAAATCTCAAAGGTTATTATGTTGCGTATAATAATGACGGTATGGCTTGGCCTTATTGGCTTCGCACTCCTGTTACCGATTGCAATCACGATATGCGTTATATCAGTTCATCGGGTCAGGTCGGTCGTTATGCTCCGTGGTATTCCGATTTGGGCGTAAGACCTGCATTTTATCTCGATTCCGAATATTTTGTTACAACTTCCGGCAGCGGCTCACAAAGCAGTCCTTATATCGGCTCTGCTCCAAATAAGCAAGAGGATGATTATACAATTTCGGAACCTGCCGAGGACGCAAATCCCGATTGGAATGTCAGCACCGAGCAAAGCATTCAGCTCACCCTCGGCCCGTGGTATTCAAATGACGGAAAATATTCTAATCCTACCATCCCTGTTTATACCATCCAAAAAACACGCAGCGACACGGAAAATATGGTTGTTGTCGTTTGCGGCGAGGGATACACAAAAAGTCAGCAGGGCAAATTCATCAATGATGTCAAACGACTTTGGCAGGACGCTATGAAATATGAACCGTATCGCAGTTATGCCGACAGATTCAATGTTTACGCTCTTTGCACAGCTTCCGAATCGACTTTTGACAATGGTGGAAGCACCTTCTTTGATGTTATAGTCGACAAATATAATTCGCCTGTTATTTCTAATAATCTCCACGGAAGTCAGTGGAAAAATCATATTTTTGAGAGATGTATCGGTCCTGAATTTATCGAGAAAATTCACGATGCTCATATCAAAAAAAAGTGTGATCCAAACACAATTCCGTCCGGTTCGGAATATGAGCCTTATTATTATGTTCACGATTATATTGCTCAGTTCGCTATGGTTGTAAACACAAAATCAGATTTCGGCGGTGCTTATAATAACCGTGAATACGGCTTCCATTATTTCATTTCGCCATCAGACAGTTATCGTGCGTCAAAAACTTTTGCACACGAGTTTGGACACGGTTTGCTCGGTCTCGGTGATGAATACAGTAACGGATATTTGCTTGACGATAAGGAACTTAAATCACTCAATCTTTCCTCGGTTGAAGACCCGGAAAAGATAAAATGGCGACAGCTTTTAGGTTTTAGAAACACATATACCTGCCGCAATGCTTACGGCTCAAAAATGCTTGTTTCAAGTTATGAGTGCATAATGAGAGACACAAACTATCAATTCTGTGAGGTTTGCCGTTTGCAGGGCTTCAAGCGAATGTCTCAGCTTGTTAAGGATGTAGACCTTTATGTTGCAACTCCCGAGGTTAAGGAATATACGGGCGCTTACTCAAAGCCGTCTGATTTTACCGACCTTGAAACAAGTTCATATTATAATTACACATATAATCGCAATGACCGACTTTTGAGCGGCAACAGCAAAAGCAGATTTAATACTAATATGAACGGTAAAAAAATCGAGCTTAGAACTGTTATTCAAAACATTTCAGATAAAAATGCACGACAATTAAAATTCAAAATGTGGATTAAGCACTCCGACGGAAGCGTTGCGACCGATTCATCGGGGAATCCGCTTCAAACAGTACAAACCTTTGACATTCCTGTTTGGAATGATAAGGCAAATTTCTGGCCGCTCGGTGCTTTGGATCACATCAAAAGCGACTTTAATTCAGGCTTAAAGAGTTGCTCGCTTATTTATCAAATTCCGTCTGATGCACAGCTTAAGAGCGGCGATACCGTGGCATTTCAGGTGCTCGATGAAAACGGAAATGTGCTTGCAGACGACAATACGGAAACACAGCGCTACACAACCGTTTCAATTCAGTATAAATTTGAGGACGGCTCTGAAATTCCAAACACTGCCGGCGGAACATTTACCGTGCCATACGGCACAAAGCTTGATTTAACACCGGCAAAAACACTTTATGATTATGAATTTATAAAGGTTGACGGCTTGAATAAGCCTATTGTTTCGGACGGAACGGTTGTTACATATTATTACAAAAATAAAAACGAAGAACACACTCACAATCTGACTTTGGTTGCTGCGAAAGCTGCCACCTGCACTACTGCGGGCAATTCCGCATACTACACCTGCGATGGCTGTGACAAGTGGTTCGCAGATGCAACAGGATCGGTAGAAATTACCGATAAAACCAGTGTGAAGATTCCGGCTCCCGGACATACCGCAGGCACAGAATGGAAGTCTGATGATACTAACCACTGGCATGAATGTTCTCGTTGCCACGACAAAAAGGACGAAGCGGCTCACGATTACGGTTCTGACAATGTTTGCGACACCTGCGGATATTACAAAACTGTACCGCACACTCACAATCTGACTTTGGTTGCTGCGAAAGCTGCCACCTGCACTACTGCGGGCAATTCCGCATACTACACCTGCGATGGCTGTGACAAGTGGTTCGCAGATGCAACAGGATCGGTAGAAATTACCGATAAAACCAGTGTGAAGATTCCGGCTCCCGGACATACCGCAGGCACAGAATGGAAGTCTGATGATACTAACCACTGGCATGAATGTACAGTTGCAGGTTGTGGCGTGATTATCGAAAGCACGAAATCGGCTCATACCGCAGGAGAGTGGATTGTAGATACCCCTGCAACAGCTACCACCGCCGGTACAAAGCATAAAGAATGTACGGTTTGTCATCGTGTATTGGAAACACAACCTATTCCTTCAACGGGAACAGAACTCAAAATCATCGCCGGAGATAACCAGATATATAACAAGGCAAGTGGAAGTGATGTGACAATTACCTGCAATGGTGATTTTGCAAAATTCACGGGAATTAAGGTGGATGGCTCAGTTGTTGATTCCAGCAATTATACCGCCGTTTCCGGTTCTACCGTTCTTACCCTGAAAGCAAGTTATCTCGGTACGCTGACAGACGGAAGTCATACAATCACCTTTGTCTACACAGACGGTGAGGCAAACGCTAACCTGACAGTTAGAACAGCAGGTAGTGGACATATTCATGACTATGGTACTGAATGGAAATCCAATGCAGATAATCACTGGCATGAGTGCAACTGCGGAGATAAGAAGGATGAAGCAGCACACAGCTTCAAGTGGGTTGTTGACAAGGAAGCTACCGCAACCAAAAAGGGTTCCAAGCATGAAGAATGCAAGATCTGCGGTTACAAACGCTCGGCAGTTGAAATTCCTGCAACAGGAACATCGACTGCTCCGACAGACACAACAAAGCCTAATGACACAACAAAGCCCGGAAATACCAATGGCAGCGAAAAATCTCCGCAGACCGGAGATAACAGCAATATATTCCTTTGGTTTGCATTGCTGTTTGTTTCGGCAGCTGGCGTTACGGGAATAACAGCTTACAACAAAAAGAAAAAAGAACACGCTGAATAA
- a CDS encoding GDSL-type esterase/lipase family protein, translated as MRFLGLVASQGGLFHLPENTFLKKVLQKRLNTKIFISDKPEFCGAIGAGLFAVDSDRLLERLECNALNINPKNLVILIGTNDIGIGVPTEYTLKNIKEILQRTQTLCSNTAVKSSIRA; from the coding sequence ATGCGATTTTTAGGTTTAGTTGCAAGCCAAGGGGGACTATTTCATCTGCCCGAAAACACGTTTTTGAAAAAAGTGTTGCAAAAGCGGTTGAACACAAAGATTTTCATATCCGATAAGCCTGAATTTTGCGGCGCAATCGGTGCGGGATTGTTTGCCGTTGACAGCGACAGATTGTTGGAAAGGCTCGAATGTAACGCCTTGAACATAAACCCGAAAAATCTTGTGATTTTAATCGGAACGAATGACATCGGCATAGGAGTTCCGACCGAGTACACCTTGAAAAATATAAAAGAAATTTTGCAAAGAACGCAGACACTTTGCTCGAATACCGCCGTAAAAAGCAGTATCCGGGCATAA
- a CDS encoding YczE/YyaS/YitT family protein: MKFKKYATKTLMIVIGSIISAYGITLAIGAGFGGATLAILWQGLTNVTGMSIGTSSLIVAVAMIIFALFYDRKQINIGTILYQIIYSFFVDVFTKIQHYTDIKAVNFVIMLLGIAIFSFGTGIYSAADFGRGSYEAVTFSLAEKNGWKIKIVRMVLDIIMVIIGVLLGGKFGICTIATVLLSGPIIQATVSTVKKSKILKNIS, translated from the coding sequence ATGAAATTCAAAAAATATGCAACAAAAACGCTGATGATCGTTATCGGATCAATAATATCCGCATACGGAATTACGCTTGCAATAGGCGCAGGTTTCGGCGGCGCAACACTTGCGATATTGTGGCAAGGGCTGACGAATGTGACAGGTATGTCAATCGGCACATCGTCGCTTATTGTGGCTGTGGCAATGATAATTTTTGCCCTTTTCTATGACAGAAAACAAATCAATATCGGCACAATTCTTTACCAAATCATTTACAGTTTTTTCGTAGATGTATTCACAAAAATTCAGCATTATACAGATATTAAAGCGGTTAATTTTGTTATAATGCTGCTTGGCATTGCTATATTTTCGTTCGGAACGGGGATTTACTCCGCCGCTGATTTCGGCAGGGGCTCATATGAAGCAGTCACATTTTCGCTTGCCGAAAAAAACGGGTGGAAAATCAAAATCGTACGAATGGTTCTTGATATTATAATGGTAATTATCGGCGTTTTGCTCGGCGGTAAATTCGGAATTTGCACAATTGCCACCGTTTTGCTCTCCGGTCCGATAATTCAGGCAACCGTAAGCACTGTTAAGAAATCAAAGATTTTAAAAAACATTTCTTAA
- a CDS encoding InlB B-repeat-containing protein: MKMRKTKIKFMSLLLAVMMIVGVLPTTALAATYNDVKVNGVSLGDGKYLASNSATDSNYSNTEPSSYVAWYKDGTLTLNGYKGTGIVLQGAPAADLIIKLIGDNTITTTTNEVGIQGNSAAGSITITADSGSNGNLTIDMTHSTRPVFGINGYANSVTITGSADVKITAVATATDQESFGIKSSKAVSILDSASVGITCKTPNSTSRSDTCNGIYSDTGVTINTDGTIQIDVHEAGDEAYSYGINSMGTLTLTKVGGMTVKWKKAGVQGSPLLPSSASFDPTAYDTHKDTTDTTNCVATYMPKGTTPTTYTVSFDANGGTGTMADVTDISGEYTLPANGFTAPVGKQFKAWSVGGVEKAAGDKITVTANTTVTAVWEPIPVTTYDLTTSVNGGHGTISASKTGLTAGSTETITFNPEVGYEIDTVTVNGTATSVSGNTLNVTMNENKTVVVTYKAIEYNITVTDGKATIGAGSEISKAAEGTAVTLTANAAPSDKVFDKWEVISGSITLADANSATTTFTMPASAVSVKATYKNAPHTHTYNQETVKPEALKTPADCTGNAVYFKSCSCGAISTTDAFVAMNTALGHAYGSDWKYDSTNHWHECSRCHDKKYEAAHDYGSDNVCDTCGYYKTVPHTHNLTLVAAKAATCTEGGKEAYYKCEGCGKFYEDVLGTKEITDLASWGNIAKIAHTTKQTVTKATPTANGKIVNYCSVCKKTLSTTVIPKASSIKLKATSLTYNGKVRTPKVIVKDRTGKTLVKNTDYTVSYAKGRKYVGKYAVKITFKGKYSGTKMLYFTIKPKATSISSLTAGSKKFTVKWKKQATQTTGYQVQYSASSKFSKAKTVTVGKNTTVSKKISKLSGKKKYYVRVRTYKTVKINGKSIRIYSGWSKAKTVTTKK; the protein is encoded by the coding sequence ATGAAAATGAGAAAAACAAAAATAAAATTCATGTCGCTGTTACTGGCGGTCATGATGATTGTCGGTGTGCTCCCAACCACGGCGCTGGCGGCAACCTATAATGATGTTAAGGTCAACGGAGTATCCCTTGGTGACGGGAAGTATCTTGCGAGCAACAGCGCAACGGACTCCAACTATTCAAACACGGAGCCATCGAGCTATGTCGCATGGTATAAGGACGGCACTTTGACGCTGAACGGCTATAAAGGAACAGGCATCGTGTTACAAGGTGCCCCCGCAGCTGATCTTATCATCAAGCTGATCGGCGACAATACCATTACGACTACGACCAATGAAGTAGGAATCCAAGGAAATAGCGCAGCCGGCAGTATTACCATCACCGCAGACAGCGGCAGCAACGGTAATCTCACGATCGATATGACCCACTCGACGAGACCTGTGTTCGGCATTAATGGATACGCGAACAGCGTGACGATCACGGGCAGTGCCGATGTGAAGATCACCGCCGTAGCGACAGCTACAGATCAAGAAAGCTTCGGCATTAAATCGAGCAAGGCTGTTTCCATTTTGGACAGCGCAAGTGTGGGCATCACCTGCAAGACGCCGAACAGTACCAGCAGATCAGACACCTGCAACGGCATTTATAGCGATACGGGTGTAACCATCAACACCGATGGCACGATTCAGATCGATGTACACGAGGCAGGCGATGAGGCTTACAGCTATGGCATTAATTCTATGGGCACTTTGACCTTGACGAAGGTCGGCGGGATGACGGTCAAGTGGAAGAAAGCCGGTGTGCAGGGTTCGCCGCTTCTTCCGTCCTCTGCGAGCTTTGATCCCACTGCATACGACACCCACAAGGATACTACGGATACTACCAACTGCGTTGCTACCTATATGCCAAAGGGTACCACGCCCACGACCTACACCGTAAGCTTTGACGCTAACGGCGGTACAGGCACAATGGCAGATGTAACCGATATTTCCGGCGAATACACTCTCCCTGCAAACGGTTTTACTGCTCCTGTCGGTAAGCAGTTCAAGGCTTGGAGCGTTGGCGGTGTTGAAAAGGCTGCTGGCGACAAGATTACCGTTACTGCTAACACTACCGTAACCGCAGTTTGGGAGCCGATCCCGGTTACGACCTATGACCTCACAACAAGCGTAAACGGCGGTCACGGAACGATTTCCGCAAGCAAAACCGGACTGACGGCAGGCTCAACCGAAACGATTACCTTTAACCCTGAAGTTGGCTATGAAATCGACACCGTTACGGTGAACGGTACTGCAACATCTGTATCTGGCAATACTTTGAATGTTACGATGAACGAAAACAAAACCGTTGTTGTAACATACAAAGCAATAGAGTACAACATCACCGTTACAGACGGTAAAGCGACAATTGGCGCTGGAAGCGAAATCAGCAAAGCGGCAGAAGGTACAGCTGTTACCCTGACTGCAAATGCGGCTCCGTCCGACAAGGTATTTGATAAGTGGGAAGTTATAAGCGGAAGCATCACCCTTGCGGACGCAAACAGCGCAACCACAACATTTACTATGCCTGCAAGTGCAGTAAGTGTGAAAGCGACCTATAAGAACGCTCCACATACGCACACCTATAATCAGGAAACTGTAAAACCGGAAGCACTTAAAACCCCTGCTGACTGCACAGGCAACGCAGTATATTTCAAGAGCTGCTCCTGCGGTGCAATCAGCACAACAGATGCCTTCGTAGCGATGAATACTGCTCTCGGTCATGCATATGGTTCTGATTGGAAATACGATTCTACAAACCACTGGCACGAATGTTCTCGTTGCCACGACAAAAAGTACGAAGCGGCTCACGATTACGGTTCTGACAATGTTTGCGACACCTGCGGATATTACAAAACTGTACCGCACACTCACAATCTGACTTTGGTTGCTGCGAAAGCTGCCACCTGCACAGAGGGCGGTAAGGAAGCATACTACAAGTGCGAAGGTTGTGGCAAGTTCTATGAAGATGTACTCGGTACAAAGGAAATAACCGACCTTGCATCTTGGGGCAATATTGCTAAGATTGCCCACACCACAAAGCAAACCGTAACAAAGGCAACCCCAACAGCAAACGGCAAGATAGTAAATTACTGTTCGGTATGTAAGAAAACTCTTTCAACAACAGTAATTCCAAAGGCATCAAGCATAAAGCTTAAAGCAACATCATTAACATATAACGGAAAGGTTAGAACACCTAAGGTTATTGTTAAGGACAGAACAGGAAAGACACTTGTTAAGAATACTGACTATACTGTGTCTTATGCAAAAGGCAGAAAGTATGTTGGCAAGTACGCAGTAAAGATTACCTTTAAGGGTAAATACAGCGGAACAAAGATGCTTTATTTCACAATCAAGCCAAAGGCAACAAGTATTTCCTCACTTACAGCAGGTTCAAAGAAGTTTACAGTAAAGTGGAAGAAGCAGGCTACACAGACAACAGGCTATCAGGTACAGTACAGTGCCTCAAGTAAATTCAGCAAGGCTAAGACCGTAACAGTAGGCAAGAATACAACAGTATCAAAGAAAATTTCAAAGCTTTCGGGCAAGAAAAAGTATTATGTAAGAGTTCGCACCTATAAGACAGTTAAGATTAACGGCAAATCCATAAGGATTTATTCAGGCTGGTCAAAAGCTAAGACTGTTACAACAAAGAAATAA
- a CDS encoding response regulator transcription factor: MMQVLVVDDQRMPRDNMEQILAASGRYEVAASISSAELAIIKCKQQPIDLILMDVCTKGSKNGIDAAAEIKQQFPNIKIIIVTSMVEVSYLERAKDAKADSFWYKDLSREELIDVIDRTMAGEHLFPGETPRVKLGLATSAEFTSKEIEVLRLVCEGLEYGEIAEKLNVSVNTVKTHVSHILQRTGYANKTRLAIAVTNKNFIIPSIPEDQEEI, encoded by the coding sequence ATGATGCAGGTGCTTGTCGTTGATGACCAGAGAATGCCTCGTGACAATATGGAACAAATACTTGCCGCCAGCGGCCGCTATGAGGTTGCGGCAAGTATCAGCAGTGCGGAACTTGCCATTATAAAGTGTAAGCAGCAGCCGATTGATTTGATTTTAATGGATGTCTGCACAAAAGGCAGTAAGAACGGTATTGATGCTGCCGCCGAAATCAAACAGCAGTTTCCGAATATAAAAATTATTATTGTAACCTCTATGGTTGAGGTAAGTTATCTTGAGCGTGCCAAAGACGCCAAAGCAGACAGTTTTTGGTATAAGGATTTAAGCCGGGAAGAACTGATCGATGTAATCGACCGCACAATGGCGGGCGAACACCTTTTTCCGGGTGAAACACCGAGGGTAAAATTGGGACTTGCAACCAGTGCAGAGTTTACATCCAAAGAAATTGAGGTTTTGAGGCTCGTATGTGAGGGCTTGGAATACGGTGAGATTGCAGAGAAACTGAATGTGTCTGTCAACACGGTAAAAACTCATGTTTCCCACATTCTGCAAAGAACGGGCTATGCCAATAAAACCCGCCTTGCCATAGCGGTCACCAACAAGAATTTTATTATTCCGAGTATTCCCGAAGATCAAGAAGAAATCTGA
- a CDS encoding sensor histidine kinase yields MTTFYNSASTEQSVLLVCLFFSLVLSLFCFIVSLTRSRKRWITVLNAGIYLALFALLSVLTESFSKIREGREYRTLLPLPMWSLWCITGIIEVFLIFGAIALFRQKNRGLGRNSIKQAFDTLPSAVCYFAPSGIVKLCNFQMHRLFRTLAQSDLQTFNELQQALKECDGKSGVIKLSDERQTYLFPDGTVWRYAQTEVTAPSIGKYTETIFFDVTKLYEKNLQLKAQTKQLKKISLKLKFLSDNVLTLTKEKEVLAAKTKLHDQMGAGMIAVRRMLQHKQTTKDIVEAIRLFRKAVNMMKIDNENPLERSELAEFMHDADAIGVKIILTGEMPEQTEVYNAFIVVMRECLTNGVCHAGATELQIDIRQDDSSLSMRITNNGTVPKGEIVPKGGLKNMEHYIINLQGTVKIQSSPVFALTVTVPFAKEGM; encoded by the coding sequence ATGACAACCTTTTATAACTCTGCTTCAACGGAACAATCGGTATTATTGGTATGTCTGTTTTTCTCGTTGGTTTTGAGTTTGTTTTGCTTTATCGTGTCTCTTACCCGAAGCAGAAAACGGTGGATTACAGTCCTGAACGCAGGAATATATTTGGCACTGTTTGCCCTGCTGTCTGTTTTGACAGAGAGTTTTTCAAAAATTCGGGAAGGCAGAGAGTATCGCACCTTGCTGCCGCTTCCTATGTGGTCGCTGTGGTGCATTACAGGCATAATAGAAGTTTTTCTCATTTTCGGTGCAATTGCTCTTTTTCGTCAGAAAAACCGAGGACTCGGCCGTAATTCAATCAAACAAGCCTTTGATACCCTGCCAAGCGCTGTTTGCTATTTTGCTCCATCAGGTATTGTTAAACTGTGTAATTTTCAAATGCATCGCCTGTTTCGAACCTTGGCACAAAGCGATTTGCAAACATTCAATGAATTACAGCAGGCACTCAAAGAATGTGACGGAAAAAGCGGCGTCATAAAACTTTCCGATGAAAGACAGACTTACCTTTTTCCTGACGGAACGGTGTGGCGTTATGCACAGACCGAGGTAACTGCGCCAAGCATCGGCAAGTATACGGAAACCATCTTTTTTGATGTAACCAAACTTTATGAAAAAAATCTGCAGCTAAAAGCACAGACAAAACAGCTCAAGAAGATTTCTCTTAAATTAAAGTTCCTTTCGGATAATGTTCTGACCTTGACTAAGGAGAAGGAAGTTCTTGCGGCGAAAACAAAGCTGCACGATCAAATGGGCGCAGGCATGATTGCCGTGCGCAGAATGTTACAGCACAAGCAGACGACTAAAGACATTGTGGAGGCTATTCGCCTGTTTAGAAAAGCTGTAAATATGATGAAAATTGATAATGAAAATCCGCTGGAACGAAGCGAACTTGCGGAATTTATGCACGATGCAGATGCAATTGGTGTAAAGATAATATTGACTGGAGAGATGCCCGAGCAGACGGAGGTTTACAACGCCTTTATCGTTGTTATGAGGGAATGTCTTACCAACGGTGTTTGCCATGCGGGGGCAACAGAACTTCAGATTGACATACGGCAAGACGACAGCAGCCTGTCTATGCGCATTACAAACAACGGAACCGTTCCCAAAGGAGAGATTGTGCCGAAAGGCGGACTGAAGAATATGGAACACTATATTATAAATCTGCAGGGTACTGTAAAAATACAGTCATCGCCGGTGTTTGCCTTGACCGTAACAGTACCATTTGCAAAGGAGGGTATGTAA